A genome region from Tursiops truncatus isolate mTurTru1 chromosome 15, mTurTru1.mat.Y, whole genome shotgun sequence includes the following:
- the SNX5 gene encoding sorting nexin-5 isoform X6, translating into MAAVPELLQQQEEDRSKLRSVSVDLNVDPSLQIDIPDALSERDKVKFTVHTKTTLPTFQSPEFSVTRQHEDFVWLHDTLIETTDYAGLIIPPAPAKPDFDGPREKMQKLGEGEGSMTKEEFAKMKQELEAEYLAVFKKTVSSHEVFLQRLSSHPVLSKDRNFHIFLEYDQDLSVRRKNTKEMFGGFFKSVVKSADEVLFSGVKEVDDFFEQEKHFLSNYYDRIKGSCAKADRMTSAHKNVADDYIHTAACLHSLALEEPTVIKKFCTARWLSGSKRDQCRYLLKAAELFEKLRKVESRVSSDEDLKLTELLRYYMLNIEAAKDLLYRRTKALIDYENSNKALDKARLKSKDVKLAEAHQQECCQKFEQLSESAKEELINFKRKRVAAFRKNLIEMSELEIKHARISKFTGHPAFLFAKSGTRNAASTAEEGTQVRSLVREDPTCCRATKPMSHNC; encoded by the exons CTGAGATCTGTGTCAGTGGACCTGAATGTTGATCCCTCGCTTCAGATTGACATACCTGATGCACTCAGTGAGAGGGATAAAGTCAAATTTACGGTGCACACCAAG acCACGCTGCCCACGTTTCAGAGCCCAGAGTTTTCTGTTACAAGGCAACATGAAGACTTTGTGTGGCTACATGACACTCTTATTGAAACTACAGACTACGCTGGGCTTATT ATTCCGCCCGCGCCTGCAAAGCCTGACTTCGACGGCCCTCGAGAGAAGATGCAGAAACTGGGAGAGGGTGAAGGGTCTATGACCAAAGAAGAATTTGCCAAGATGAAGCAAGAGCTGGAAGC TGAGTATCTCGCGGTCTTCAAGAAGACTGTGTCTTCCCATGAAGTCTTTCTTCAGCGGCTCTCCTCTCACCCTGTTCTCAGTAAAGATCGCAACTTTCACATTTTCCTGGAATATGATCAAGAT CTAAGTGTTAGGCGGAAAAATACCAAAGAGATGTTTGGTGGCTTTTTCAAAAGTGTGGTGAAAAGTGCTGATGAAGTTCTTTTTTCAGGAGTTAAG gAAGTAGATGACTTCTTTGAGCAAGAGAAGCATTTCCTCAGTAACTATTACGATAGGATCAAGGGTTCCTGTGCAAAGGCTGACAGAATGACCAGCGCTCACAAAA ATGTAGCAGACGATTACATCCACACCGCAGCCTGCTTGCATAGCCTGGCTTTAGAAGAGCCCACGGTCATCAAAAA GTTCTGCACAGCAAGGTGGCTGAGTGGCAGCAAGAGAGACCAATGCCG GTACCTATTGAAGGCGGCTGAGCTATTTGAAAAACTTAGG AAAGTAGAGAGTCGAGTCTCCTCAGATGAAGACTTAAAGCTGACAGAGCTCCTCCGATACTACATGCTCAACATAGAGGCTGCTAAG GATCTCTTATACAGACGCACTAAAGCCCTCATTGACTATGAGAATTCAAACAAGGCGTTGGATAAGGCCCGGTTAAAAAGCAAAGATGTCAAGCTGGCTGAGGCACACCAGCAGGAATGCTGCCAGAAATTTGAACAGCTTTCTGAATCTGCAAAAGAAG AGCTAATCAATTTCAAACGAAAGAGAGTGGCAGCATTTAGGAAGAATCTGATTGAAATGTCTGAACTGGAAATAAAGCATGCCAGG ATATCCAAATTTACTGGGcatcctgcatttttatttgcaaagTCTGGCACCCGGAATGCAGCTAGTACAGCTGAggaa gggacacaggttcgatccctggtccgggaagatcccacatgctgcagagcaactaagcccatgagccacaactgctga
- the SNX5 gene encoding sorting nexin-5 isoform X3 encodes MAAVPELLQQQEEDRSKLRSVSVDLNVDPSLQIDIPDALSERDKVKFTVHTKTTLPTFQSPEFSVTRQHEDFVWLHDTLIETTDYAGLIIPPAPAKPDFDGPREKMQKLGEGEGSMTKEEFAKMKQELEAEYLAVFKKTVSSHEVFLQRLSSHPVLSKDRNFHIFLEYDQDLSVRRKNTKEMFGGFFKSVVKSADEVLFSGVKEVDDFFEQEKHFLSNYYDRIKGSCAKADRMTSAHKNVADDYIHTAACLHSLALEEPTVIKKFCTARWLSGSKRDQCRYLLKAAELFEKLRKVESRVSSDEDLKLTELLRYYMLNIEAAKDLLYRRTKALIDYENSNKALDKARLKSKDVKLAEAHQQECCQKFEQLSESAKEELINFKRKRVAAFRKNLIEMSELEIKHARISKFTGHPAFLFAKSGTRNAASTAEEEISSWPWRMPCTGLGDPSGEPRAANTVDECVTGPRTGHQTFFLPSLFRCDPAIFASSEPGGRIAERKGLGSYLPTHTRQNILRSVVPVLSIAQISTGVAIVPFLRRTLLANWTLAAVF; translated from the exons CTGAGATCTGTGTCAGTGGACCTGAATGTTGATCCCTCGCTTCAGATTGACATACCTGATGCACTCAGTGAGAGGGATAAAGTCAAATTTACGGTGCACACCAAG acCACGCTGCCCACGTTTCAGAGCCCAGAGTTTTCTGTTACAAGGCAACATGAAGACTTTGTGTGGCTACATGACACTCTTATTGAAACTACAGACTACGCTGGGCTTATT ATTCCGCCCGCGCCTGCAAAGCCTGACTTCGACGGCCCTCGAGAGAAGATGCAGAAACTGGGAGAGGGTGAAGGGTCTATGACCAAAGAAGAATTTGCCAAGATGAAGCAAGAGCTGGAAGC TGAGTATCTCGCGGTCTTCAAGAAGACTGTGTCTTCCCATGAAGTCTTTCTTCAGCGGCTCTCCTCTCACCCTGTTCTCAGTAAAGATCGCAACTTTCACATTTTCCTGGAATATGATCAAGAT CTAAGTGTTAGGCGGAAAAATACCAAAGAGATGTTTGGTGGCTTTTTCAAAAGTGTGGTGAAAAGTGCTGATGAAGTTCTTTTTTCAGGAGTTAAG gAAGTAGATGACTTCTTTGAGCAAGAGAAGCATTTCCTCAGTAACTATTACGATAGGATCAAGGGTTCCTGTGCAAAGGCTGACAGAATGACCAGCGCTCACAAAA ATGTAGCAGACGATTACATCCACACCGCAGCCTGCTTGCATAGCCTGGCTTTAGAAGAGCCCACGGTCATCAAAAA GTTCTGCACAGCAAGGTGGCTGAGTGGCAGCAAGAGAGACCAATGCCG GTACCTATTGAAGGCGGCTGAGCTATTTGAAAAACTTAGG AAAGTAGAGAGTCGAGTCTCCTCAGATGAAGACTTAAAGCTGACAGAGCTCCTCCGATACTACATGCTCAACATAGAGGCTGCTAAG GATCTCTTATACAGACGCACTAAAGCCCTCATTGACTATGAGAATTCAAACAAGGCGTTGGATAAGGCCCGGTTAAAAAGCAAAGATGTCAAGCTGGCTGAGGCACACCAGCAGGAATGCTGCCAGAAATTTGAACAGCTTTCTGAATCTGCAAAAGAAG AGCTAATCAATTTCAAACGAAAGAGAGTGGCAGCATTTAGGAAGAATCTGATTGAAATGTCTGAACTGGAAATAAAGCATGCCAGG ATATCCAAATTTACTGGGcatcctgcatttttatttgcaaagTCTGGCACCCGGAATGCAGCTAGTACAGCTGAggaa GAAATCAGCTCCTGGCCTTGGCGGATGCCGTGCACAGGCCTGGGAGACCCCAGTGGGGAGCCCAGAGCTGCGAACACTGTTGATGAATGTGTGACCGGCCCTCGGACAGGCCACCAAACATTTTTTCTGCCAAGTTTATTCAGATGCGATCCTGCAATTTTTGCCTCCTCTGAACCTGGGGGGCGCATTGCAGAGAGAAAAGGCCTTGGCTCTTACCTCCCCACTCACACGCGGCAGAATATTTTGAGGTCTGTCGTCCCAGTTTTGAGCATTGCTCAGATCAGCACAGGTGTGGCGATTGTTCCTTTTCTAAGAAGGACATTGCTGGCAAACTGGACATTGGCTGCTGTTttctaa
- the SNX5 gene encoding sorting nexin-5 isoform X1, whose amino-acid sequence MAAVPELLQQQEEDRSKLRSVSVDLNVDPSLQIDIPDALSERDKVKFTVHTKTTLPTFQSPEFSVTRQHEDFVWLHDTLIETTDYAGLIIPPAPAKPDFDGPREKMQKLGEGEGSMTKEEFAKMKQELEAEYLAVFKKTVSSHEVFLQRLSSHPVLSKDRNFHIFLEYDQDLSVRRKNTKEMFGGFFKSVVKSADEVLFSGVKEVDDFFEQEKHFLSNYYDRIKGSCAKADRMTSAHKNVADDYIHTAACLHSLALEEPTVIKKFCTARWLSGSKRDQCRYLLKAAELFEKLRKVESRVSSDEDLKLTELLRYYMLNIEAAKDLLYRRTKALIDYENSNKALDKARLKSKDVKLAEAHQQECCQKFEQLSESAKEELINFKRKRVAAFRKNLIEMSELEIKHARISKFTGHPAFLFAKSGTRNAASTAEEVSFFFFLSHSLWDLGSPARDRTWATTVKVPSPNHWTVRELARSDFSIYKNLNKQPHVSGGYCIGQCPLEKARSSHSPQDSCGSPAEAPDDVLQRQAVPLGPESLTHRIPERGKMVLVSCAKFVVICSWNSLSPPGTQLTSTPGPELECSPTRPWLLSSHASSLCSDLAFH is encoded by the exons CTGAGATCTGTGTCAGTGGACCTGAATGTTGATCCCTCGCTTCAGATTGACATACCTGATGCACTCAGTGAGAGGGATAAAGTCAAATTTACGGTGCACACCAAG acCACGCTGCCCACGTTTCAGAGCCCAGAGTTTTCTGTTACAAGGCAACATGAAGACTTTGTGTGGCTACATGACACTCTTATTGAAACTACAGACTACGCTGGGCTTATT ATTCCGCCCGCGCCTGCAAAGCCTGACTTCGACGGCCCTCGAGAGAAGATGCAGAAACTGGGAGAGGGTGAAGGGTCTATGACCAAAGAAGAATTTGCCAAGATGAAGCAAGAGCTGGAAGC TGAGTATCTCGCGGTCTTCAAGAAGACTGTGTCTTCCCATGAAGTCTTTCTTCAGCGGCTCTCCTCTCACCCTGTTCTCAGTAAAGATCGCAACTTTCACATTTTCCTGGAATATGATCAAGAT CTAAGTGTTAGGCGGAAAAATACCAAAGAGATGTTTGGTGGCTTTTTCAAAAGTGTGGTGAAAAGTGCTGATGAAGTTCTTTTTTCAGGAGTTAAG gAAGTAGATGACTTCTTTGAGCAAGAGAAGCATTTCCTCAGTAACTATTACGATAGGATCAAGGGTTCCTGTGCAAAGGCTGACAGAATGACCAGCGCTCACAAAA ATGTAGCAGACGATTACATCCACACCGCAGCCTGCTTGCATAGCCTGGCTTTAGAAGAGCCCACGGTCATCAAAAA GTTCTGCACAGCAAGGTGGCTGAGTGGCAGCAAGAGAGACCAATGCCG GTACCTATTGAAGGCGGCTGAGCTATTTGAAAAACTTAGG AAAGTAGAGAGTCGAGTCTCCTCAGATGAAGACTTAAAGCTGACAGAGCTCCTCCGATACTACATGCTCAACATAGAGGCTGCTAAG GATCTCTTATACAGACGCACTAAAGCCCTCATTGACTATGAGAATTCAAACAAGGCGTTGGATAAGGCCCGGTTAAAAAGCAAAGATGTCAAGCTGGCTGAGGCACACCAGCAGGAATGCTGCCAGAAATTTGAACAGCTTTCTGAATCTGCAAAAGAAG AGCTAATCAATTTCAAACGAAAGAGAGTGGCAGCATTTAGGAAGAATCTGATTGAAATGTCTGAACTGGAAATAAAGCATGCCAGG ATATCCAAATTTACTGGGcatcctgcatttttatttgcaaagTCTGGCACCCGGAATGCAGCTAGTACAGCTGAggaagtgagtttttttttttttctttcccacagcttgtgggatcttggttccccagccagggatcgaacctgggccacaacggtgaaagtaccgagtcctaaccactggactgtcagggaattagCAAGAAGTGacttttcaatttataaaaatttgaataaacAGCCACATGTTTctggtggctactgtattggcCAGTGTCCTCTAGAGAAAGCCAGGTCCAGTCATTCACCCCAGGACAGTTGCGGCtccccagctgaggccccagacgaTGTGTTACAGAGACAAGCTGTCCCCCTAGGCCCTGAGTCCTTGACCCACAGAATCCCTGAGCGTGGTAAGATGGTGCTTGTTTCATGCGCtaaatttgtggtcatttgtaGCTGGAACTCCCTCAGTCCCCCAGGAACCCAGCTCACTTCCACCCCGGGCCCTGAGCTGGAATGTTCTCCCACACGCCCTTGGCTCCTTTCCTCACATGCTTCCAGTCTTTGCTCAGATCTTGCCTTTCATTGA
- the SNX5 gene encoding sorting nexin-5 isoform X2, giving the protein MAAVPELLQQQEEDRSKLRSVSVDLNVDPSLQIDIPDALSERDKVKFTVHTKTTLPTFQSPEFSVTRQHEDFVWLHDTLIETTDYAGLIIPPAPAKPDFDGPREKMQKLGEGEGSMTKEEFAKMKQELEAEYLAVFKKTVSSHEVFLQRLSSHPVLSKDRNFHIFLEYDQDLSVRRKNTKEMFGGFFKSVVKSADEVLFSGVKEVDDFFEQEKHFLSNYYDRIKGSCAKADRMTSAHKNVADDYIHTAACLHSLALEEPTVIKKYLLKAAELFEKLRKVESRVSSDEDLKLTELLRYYMLNIEAAKDLLYRRTKALIDYENSNKALDKARLKSKDVKLAEAHQQECCQKFEQLSESAKEELINFKRKRVAAFRKNLIEMSELEIKHARISKFTGHPAFLFAKSGTRNAASTAEEVSFFFFLSHSLWDLGSPARDRTWATTVKVPSPNHWTVRELARSDFSIYKNLNKQPHVSGGYCIGQCPLEKARSSHSPQDSCGSPAEAPDDVLQRQAVPLGPESLTHRIPERGKMVLVSCAKFVVICSWNSLSPPGTQLTSTPGPELECSPTRPWLLSSHASSLCSDLAFH; this is encoded by the exons CTGAGATCTGTGTCAGTGGACCTGAATGTTGATCCCTCGCTTCAGATTGACATACCTGATGCACTCAGTGAGAGGGATAAAGTCAAATTTACGGTGCACACCAAG acCACGCTGCCCACGTTTCAGAGCCCAGAGTTTTCTGTTACAAGGCAACATGAAGACTTTGTGTGGCTACATGACACTCTTATTGAAACTACAGACTACGCTGGGCTTATT ATTCCGCCCGCGCCTGCAAAGCCTGACTTCGACGGCCCTCGAGAGAAGATGCAGAAACTGGGAGAGGGTGAAGGGTCTATGACCAAAGAAGAATTTGCCAAGATGAAGCAAGAGCTGGAAGC TGAGTATCTCGCGGTCTTCAAGAAGACTGTGTCTTCCCATGAAGTCTTTCTTCAGCGGCTCTCCTCTCACCCTGTTCTCAGTAAAGATCGCAACTTTCACATTTTCCTGGAATATGATCAAGAT CTAAGTGTTAGGCGGAAAAATACCAAAGAGATGTTTGGTGGCTTTTTCAAAAGTGTGGTGAAAAGTGCTGATGAAGTTCTTTTTTCAGGAGTTAAG gAAGTAGATGACTTCTTTGAGCAAGAGAAGCATTTCCTCAGTAACTATTACGATAGGATCAAGGGTTCCTGTGCAAAGGCTGACAGAATGACCAGCGCTCACAAAA ATGTAGCAGACGATTACATCCACACCGCAGCCTGCTTGCATAGCCTGGCTTTAGAAGAGCCCACGGTCATCAAAAA GTACCTATTGAAGGCGGCTGAGCTATTTGAAAAACTTAGG AAAGTAGAGAGTCGAGTCTCCTCAGATGAAGACTTAAAGCTGACAGAGCTCCTCCGATACTACATGCTCAACATAGAGGCTGCTAAG GATCTCTTATACAGACGCACTAAAGCCCTCATTGACTATGAGAATTCAAACAAGGCGTTGGATAAGGCCCGGTTAAAAAGCAAAGATGTCAAGCTGGCTGAGGCACACCAGCAGGAATGCTGCCAGAAATTTGAACAGCTTTCTGAATCTGCAAAAGAAG AGCTAATCAATTTCAAACGAAAGAGAGTGGCAGCATTTAGGAAGAATCTGATTGAAATGTCTGAACTGGAAATAAAGCATGCCAGG ATATCCAAATTTACTGGGcatcctgcatttttatttgcaaagTCTGGCACCCGGAATGCAGCTAGTACAGCTGAggaagtgagtttttttttttttctttcccacagcttgtgggatcttggttccccagccagggatcgaacctgggccacaacggtgaaagtaccgagtcctaaccactggactgtcagggaattagCAAGAAGTGacttttcaatttataaaaatttgaataaacAGCCACATGTTTctggtggctactgtattggcCAGTGTCCTCTAGAGAAAGCCAGGTCCAGTCATTCACCCCAGGACAGTTGCGGCtccccagctgaggccccagacgaTGTGTTACAGAGACAAGCTGTCCCCCTAGGCCCTGAGTCCTTGACCCACAGAATCCCTGAGCGTGGTAAGATGGTGCTTGTTTCATGCGCtaaatttgtggtcatttgtaGCTGGAACTCCCTCAGTCCCCCAGGAACCCAGCTCACTTCCACCCCGGGCCCTGAGCTGGAATGTTCTCCCACACGCCCTTGGCTCCTTTCCTCACATGCTTCCAGTCTTTGCTCAGATCTTGCCTTTCATTGA
- the SNX5 gene encoding sorting nexin-5 isoform X8 yields MFGGFFKSVVKSADEVLFSGVKEVDDFFEQEKHFLSNYYDRIKGSCAKADRMTSAHKNVADDYIHTAACLHSLALEEPTVIKKFCTARWLSGSKRDQCRYLLKAAELFEKLRKVESRVSSDEDLKLTELLRYYMLNIEAAKDLLYRRTKALIDYENSNKALDKARLKSKDVKLAEAHQQECCQKFEQLSESAKEELINFKRKRVAAFRKNLIEMSELEIKHARISKFTGHPAFLFAKSGTRNAASTAEEVSFFFFLSHSLWDLGSPARDRTWATTVKVPSPNHWTVRELARSDFSIYKNLNKQPHVSGGYCIGQCPLEKARSSHSPQDSCGSPAEAPDDVLQRQAVPLGPESLTHRIPERGKMVLVSCAKFVVICSWNSLSPPGTQLTSTPGPELECSPTRPWLLSSHASSLCSDLAFH; encoded by the exons ATGTTTGGTGGCTTTTTCAAAAGTGTGGTGAAAAGTGCTGATGAAGTTCTTTTTTCAGGAGTTAAG gAAGTAGATGACTTCTTTGAGCAAGAGAAGCATTTCCTCAGTAACTATTACGATAGGATCAAGGGTTCCTGTGCAAAGGCTGACAGAATGACCAGCGCTCACAAAA ATGTAGCAGACGATTACATCCACACCGCAGCCTGCTTGCATAGCCTGGCTTTAGAAGAGCCCACGGTCATCAAAAA GTTCTGCACAGCAAGGTGGCTGAGTGGCAGCAAGAGAGACCAATGCCG GTACCTATTGAAGGCGGCTGAGCTATTTGAAAAACTTAGG AAAGTAGAGAGTCGAGTCTCCTCAGATGAAGACTTAAAGCTGACAGAGCTCCTCCGATACTACATGCTCAACATAGAGGCTGCTAAG GATCTCTTATACAGACGCACTAAAGCCCTCATTGACTATGAGAATTCAAACAAGGCGTTGGATAAGGCCCGGTTAAAAAGCAAAGATGTCAAGCTGGCTGAGGCACACCAGCAGGAATGCTGCCAGAAATTTGAACAGCTTTCTGAATCTGCAAAAGAAG AGCTAATCAATTTCAAACGAAAGAGAGTGGCAGCATTTAGGAAGAATCTGATTGAAATGTCTGAACTGGAAATAAAGCATGCCAGG ATATCCAAATTTACTGGGcatcctgcatttttatttgcaaagTCTGGCACCCGGAATGCAGCTAGTACAGCTGAggaagtgagtttttttttttttctttcccacagcttgtgggatcttggttccccagccagggatcgaacctgggccacaacggtgaaagtaccgagtcctaaccactggactgtcagggaattagCAAGAAGTGacttttcaatttataaaaatttgaataaacAGCCACATGTTTctggtggctactgtattggcCAGTGTCCTCTAGAGAAAGCCAGGTCCAGTCATTCACCCCAGGACAGTTGCGGCtccccagctgaggccccagacgaTGTGTTACAGAGACAAGCTGTCCCCCTAGGCCCTGAGTCCTTGACCCACAGAATCCCTGAGCGTGGTAAGATGGTGCTTGTTTCATGCGCtaaatttgtggtcatttgtaGCTGGAACTCCCTCAGTCCCCCAGGAACCCAGCTCACTTCCACCCCGGGCCCTGAGCTGGAATGTTCTCCCACACGCCCTTGGCTCCTTTCCTCACATGCTTCCAGTCTTTGCTCAGATCTTGCCTTTCATTGA
- the SNX5 gene encoding sorting nexin-5 isoform X9 — translation MAAVPELLQQQEEDRSKLRSVSVDLNVDPSLQIDIPDALSERDKVKFTVHTKTTLPTFQSPEFSVTRQHEDFVWLHDTLIETTDYAGLIIPPAPAKPDFDGPREKMQKLGEGEGSMTKEEFAKMKQELEAEYLAVFKKTVSSHEVFLQRLSSHPVLSKDRNFHIFLEYDQDLSVRRKNTKEMFGGFFKSVVKSADEVLFSGVKEVDDFFEQEKHFLSNYYDRIKGSCAKADRMTSAHKNVADDYIHTAACLHSLALEEPTVIKKFCTARWLSGSKRDQCRYLLKAAELFEKLRKVESRVSSDEDLKLTELLRYYMLNIEAAKDLLYRRTKALIDYENSNKALDKARLKSKDVKLAEAHQQECCQKFEQLSESAKEELINFKRKRVAAFRKNLIEMSELEIKHARSCIDLFKNN, via the exons CTGAGATCTGTGTCAGTGGACCTGAATGTTGATCCCTCGCTTCAGATTGACATACCTGATGCACTCAGTGAGAGGGATAAAGTCAAATTTACGGTGCACACCAAG acCACGCTGCCCACGTTTCAGAGCCCAGAGTTTTCTGTTACAAGGCAACATGAAGACTTTGTGTGGCTACATGACACTCTTATTGAAACTACAGACTACGCTGGGCTTATT ATTCCGCCCGCGCCTGCAAAGCCTGACTTCGACGGCCCTCGAGAGAAGATGCAGAAACTGGGAGAGGGTGAAGGGTCTATGACCAAAGAAGAATTTGCCAAGATGAAGCAAGAGCTGGAAGC TGAGTATCTCGCGGTCTTCAAGAAGACTGTGTCTTCCCATGAAGTCTTTCTTCAGCGGCTCTCCTCTCACCCTGTTCTCAGTAAAGATCGCAACTTTCACATTTTCCTGGAATATGATCAAGAT CTAAGTGTTAGGCGGAAAAATACCAAAGAGATGTTTGGTGGCTTTTTCAAAAGTGTGGTGAAAAGTGCTGATGAAGTTCTTTTTTCAGGAGTTAAG gAAGTAGATGACTTCTTTGAGCAAGAGAAGCATTTCCTCAGTAACTATTACGATAGGATCAAGGGTTCCTGTGCAAAGGCTGACAGAATGACCAGCGCTCACAAAA ATGTAGCAGACGATTACATCCACACCGCAGCCTGCTTGCATAGCCTGGCTTTAGAAGAGCCCACGGTCATCAAAAA GTTCTGCACAGCAAGGTGGCTGAGTGGCAGCAAGAGAGACCAATGCCG GTACCTATTGAAGGCGGCTGAGCTATTTGAAAAACTTAGG AAAGTAGAGAGTCGAGTCTCCTCAGATGAAGACTTAAAGCTGACAGAGCTCCTCCGATACTACATGCTCAACATAGAGGCTGCTAAG GATCTCTTATACAGACGCACTAAAGCCCTCATTGACTATGAGAATTCAAACAAGGCGTTGGATAAGGCCCGGTTAAAAAGCAAAGATGTCAAGCTGGCTGAGGCACACCAGCAGGAATGCTGCCAGAAATTTGAACAGCTTTCTGAATCTGCAAAAGAAG AGCTAATCAATTTCAAACGAAAGAGAGTGGCAGCATTTAGGAAGAATCTGATTGAAATGTCTGAACTGGAAATAAAGCATGCCAGG AGCTGCATCGACTTGTTCAAGAACAACTGA
- the SNX5 gene encoding sorting nexin-5 isoform X7, with protein sequence MAAVPELLQQQEEDRSKLRSVSVDLNVDPSLQIDIPDALSERDKVKFTVHTKTTLPTFQSPEFSVTRQHEDFVWLHDTLIETTDYAGLIIPPAPAKPDFDGPREKMQKLGEGEGSMTKEEFAKMKQELEAEYLAVFKKTVSSHEVFLQRLSSHPVLSKDRNFHIFLEYDQDLSVRRKNTKEMFGGFFKSVVKSADEVLFSGVKEVDDFFEQEKHFLSNYYDRIKGSCAKADRMTSAHKNVADDYIHTAACLHSLALEEPTVIKKFCTARWLSGSKRDQCRYLLKAAELFEKLRKVESRVSSDEDLKLTELLRYYMLNIEAAKDLLYRRTKALIDYENSNKALDKARLKSKDVKLAEAHQQECCQKFEQLSESAKEELINFKRKRVAAFRKNLIEMSELEIKHARNNVSLLQSCIDLFKNN encoded by the exons CTGAGATCTGTGTCAGTGGACCTGAATGTTGATCCCTCGCTTCAGATTGACATACCTGATGCACTCAGTGAGAGGGATAAAGTCAAATTTACGGTGCACACCAAG acCACGCTGCCCACGTTTCAGAGCCCAGAGTTTTCTGTTACAAGGCAACATGAAGACTTTGTGTGGCTACATGACACTCTTATTGAAACTACAGACTACGCTGGGCTTATT ATTCCGCCCGCGCCTGCAAAGCCTGACTTCGACGGCCCTCGAGAGAAGATGCAGAAACTGGGAGAGGGTGAAGGGTCTATGACCAAAGAAGAATTTGCCAAGATGAAGCAAGAGCTGGAAGC TGAGTATCTCGCGGTCTTCAAGAAGACTGTGTCTTCCCATGAAGTCTTTCTTCAGCGGCTCTCCTCTCACCCTGTTCTCAGTAAAGATCGCAACTTTCACATTTTCCTGGAATATGATCAAGAT CTAAGTGTTAGGCGGAAAAATACCAAAGAGATGTTTGGTGGCTTTTTCAAAAGTGTGGTGAAAAGTGCTGATGAAGTTCTTTTTTCAGGAGTTAAG gAAGTAGATGACTTCTTTGAGCAAGAGAAGCATTTCCTCAGTAACTATTACGATAGGATCAAGGGTTCCTGTGCAAAGGCTGACAGAATGACCAGCGCTCACAAAA ATGTAGCAGACGATTACATCCACACCGCAGCCTGCTTGCATAGCCTGGCTTTAGAAGAGCCCACGGTCATCAAAAA GTTCTGCACAGCAAGGTGGCTGAGTGGCAGCAAGAGAGACCAATGCCG GTACCTATTGAAGGCGGCTGAGCTATTTGAAAAACTTAGG AAAGTAGAGAGTCGAGTCTCCTCAGATGAAGACTTAAAGCTGACAGAGCTCCTCCGATACTACATGCTCAACATAGAGGCTGCTAAG GATCTCTTATACAGACGCACTAAAGCCCTCATTGACTATGAGAATTCAAACAAGGCGTTGGATAAGGCCCGGTTAAAAAGCAAAGATGTCAAGCTGGCTGAGGCACACCAGCAGGAATGCTGCCAGAAATTTGAACAGCTTTCTGAATCTGCAAAAGAAG AGCTAATCAATTTCAAACGAAAGAGAGTGGCAGCATTTAGGAAGAATCTGATTGAAATGTCTGAACTGGAAATAAAGCATGCCAGG AACAACGTCTCCCTCCTGCAGAGCTGCATCGACTTGTTCAAGAACAACTGA